In Esox lucius isolate fEsoLuc1 chromosome 3, fEsoLuc1.pri, whole genome shotgun sequence, the sequence TAACTTTGGTCTAAGTGCAACTTCtctattcaaataaataatttgaataaataatcaaataatttaGAGGTTTTTCTTGTCTCAACAGTCAGAAATCGGAGGAGAAGCGTGGCGGGAGTGCCCCCCACAATTGGGGGAACCCCAAAGACGAAGTCAGGTGGGTGTTCAGATAAACTTATGTCCACAAGTGACTAGAGATCGAAGTCATGTCCTTCATTGATGTAGACTGGCTTTTACATTTTCCCTGGAAGGGCCACTAAGTGCTGCTGACTTTGTGTTTCCAGTGGAGATGCTGAACAGACCGTTGTCCCTGAAGAGACCCCCGAGGGAGAGGAGCACCCCCCGGCTGACTCTGAGAACAAGTGAGCACTCTTTTGATTTACCCCTCTCCACGTGCCTCTGGGCCGAGAGACACACCCCTCTCCACGTGCCTCTGGGCCGAGAGACACACCCCTCTCCACGTGCCTCTGGGCCGAGAGACACACCCCTCTCCACGTGCCTCTGGGCCGAGAGACACACCCCTCTCCACGTGCCTCTGGGCCGAGAGACACACCCCTCTCCACGTGCCTCTGGGCCGAGAGACACACCCCTCTCCACGTGCCTCTGGGCCGAGAGACACACCCCTCTCCACGTGCCTCTGGGCCGAGAGACACACCCCTCTCCACGTGCCTCTGGGCCGAGAGACACACCCCTCTCCACGTGCCTCAGCGATACTTGCAAGGCTAAAATGTTGAGAAGAAATGGTCAATGTATGAAAAGTGTTTTGGGATGTTCTGggtttaactgccttgctcagggacagagcAATTTGTTCACTGGTCTGCTGCTGTAACTCTCAGTTGGCAGTAACAGACTGTTCGTTCCAGGGAGAATGAGGTGGAGGAACCTAAAGAGGAGAGCCCCAAGGAGATGACTCTGGATGAATGGAAGGCCATGCAGGACAAGGAGCGCGCCAAGGTGGAGTTCAACATCCGCAAGCCCAACGAGGGTGCAGACAGCAAGTGGAACAAGGGCTACGTGCTGCACAAGTCCAAGAGCGAAGATGTAAGTGATGACAAGCCCAAAGACGTAAGTGAGATCAGACTCCTCTATCTTTGAGAGTATTTCCCTGTGTGGTCCGGGGCCGTGCTGATGTTTTGCCATTGTATTTGGTTGTATTTtggcacattttattgtgttaaccTTGTTTTGGATGTCTTTGTTACCTACACTGAGGATGTGACTTAAGTTATGTTAAGATATCATCATTTGGATTTAAATTAAAGTCCGTCGACAGCGACAGATTTACAGTGGGTTTTCAAGAAGTGTAGGGTTTGCTGTACTGTGTCTGTCATTTCAAGTTTGGAAAGAAGTTTCAAGTTAAAAAGAAGTTTGATGATTGATTCCTGTGGACTGATCAGTGCTAATGAAGTATTCACATCTTTAAGGTATTCAATAATTGTGGCGgtctgtattttgtttcatcCGTTTGCCAACACAAACGATGATATGAACCTGATTGTAAGGTAAACAATTAATAACCTCTCAACACTTTCTTTTGGGTGTTGTAGAGACCTGCTGTGATCGACGCTCCCGAAATTGAAGCGGACACAACCCCACTCTTCAAGGTACCTGGCTCATATTTTCAGCTGTTTACAGGTCTACCGTTAGCTCGGCAGGTCTACCGTTAGCTCGGCAGGTCTACCGTTAGCTCGGCAGGTCTACCGTTAGCTCGGCAAATCTCCCCTCTACACACCGTCAACTGTCATCCCCAGGGCAACCCTGACGAAGTCGGCACGGACCACCACTTCCGCAAGCCTGCCAACGACATCACAGCCCAGCTGGAGATCAACTTCGGGGACCTGGGCCGCCCGGGGCGCGGGCGCGGCGGAGCTCGCGGTGGAAGGGGGGGCCGCGGTGCGGGCGGGGGCAGATCCGACCGGCCGGCTCGCGGAGGTGTTCGATCCGAAAAGGTAGCGTTGATGGGAGACGTCACTGGCCAAGCTGTCGTGTAAATATTGTTGGGCCAGTATAGATTTAAATTTAAACAGTTAAAAATCAAGTCAGTGAAATGGTATGGTTACTGACCGTGTTCATCTTATTTGTACCTAAACGCAGTGAAAGTACATTTGTGTGCTTGAGGTTATTGTAGACATTCTCTTCCTTTTGCGGGAGTTGTCGTTCACCTGGTACCCCCAAATTCAAAGAAGCATGTTTTGGCCCAGCGTTTCTCTGAGCGCCTtcttctctgtgtttgtctccagCCGGGCGGAGTGTCCGTTCCTAACGTTGACGATCCTGAGGCCTTCCCAGCCCTGGCCTAAGAACACCACAGCCCCAGCATTCGCCCCTCCGGGTCCTCCCTCTACGAGGCTTGCATGCGTCCAACATCTTTGAGTattagagaaaaaaagaaaaaaggaagagagatTTTGACCGGGGGAAAAAAGACTGTCATCCATACCGTTCACTCCTGAGAACTGAGATTTTAACGTTTTAAAGGATGGataaaaagacacaaaaaaaaaagggaaacgGACTTCTCTTGGTACACTGAAGCAAATTATTGGTAGAAGTTTTGTATTTAGAGATGTGATAGCAGGGATGTTTTCATACAGTATTGTTTCTT encodes:
- the LOC105024805 gene encoding plasminogen activator inhibitor 1 RNA-binding protein isoform X4; the protein is MPGHLQEGFGCVVTNRFDQLLDDESDPFEVLKAAENKKKEAAAAGITKSAAQAAKQPKKESQKDRKNPLLDKKDETQAPVPLKKEGIRRVGRRPDQPALPGSQGEGRAAGDRRPDNRRPPRERRFDKPLEDKPEGGDRGEFAADKPLGDRPPRGRGGARGGRGGRGRGMGRADGFDSRGKRDFDRHSGSDKPQKSEEKRGGSAPHNWGNPKDEVSGDAEQTVVPEETPEGEEHPPADSENKENEVEEPKEESPKEMTLDEWKAMQDKERAKVEFNIRKPNEGADSKWNKGYVLHKSKSEDRPAVIDAPEIEADTTPLFKGNPDEVGTDHHFRKPANDITAQLEINFGDLGRPGRGRGGARGGRGGRGAGGGRSDRPARGGVRSEKPGGVSVPNVDDPEAFPALA
- the LOC105024805 gene encoding plasminogen activator inhibitor 1 RNA-binding protein isoform X3, encoding MPGHLQEGFGCVVTNRFDQLLDDESDPFEVLKAAENKKKEAAAAGITKSAAQAAKQPKKESQKDRKNPLLDKKDETQAPVPLKKEGIRRVGRRPDQPALPGSQGEGRAAGDRRPDNRRPPRERRFDKPLEDKPEGGDRGEFAADKPLGDRPPRGRGGARGGRGGRGRGMGRADGFDSRGKRDFDRHSGSDKPQKSEEKRGGSAPHNWGNPKDEVSGDAEQTVVPEETPEGEEHPPADSENKENEVEEPKEESPKEMTLDEWKAMQDKERAKVEFNIRKPNEGADSKWNKGYVLHKSKSEDVSDDKPKDRPAVIDAPEIEADTTPLFKGNPDEVGTDHHFRKPANDITAQLEINFGDLGRPGRGRGGARGGRGGRGAGGGRSDRPARGGVRSEKPGGVSVPNVDDPEAFPALA